In one Gammaproteobacteria bacterium genomic region, the following are encoded:
- the mraZ gene encoding division/cell wall cluster transcriptional repressor MraZ — MLRGLNELNLDAKGRMAVPTRYRQELIDSCNGQLVVTVDRDFCLLIYPLPEWEEVEQKLVKLPTFDARTRNLQRLLIGHATEVEMDGSGRVLVPPPLRDYAKLDKKVVLLGQGNKFELWDGQHWNESRQKWLETEDGSLSQDLESLSI, encoded by the coding sequence TTGTTACGTGGGTTAAACGAACTGAACCTGGATGCCAAGGGCCGCATGGCGGTGCCTACCCGGTATCGTCAGGAATTAATAGACAGTTGCAACGGTCAATTGGTGGTTACAGTTGATCGCGATTTTTGTTTATTAATTTATCCTCTGCCGGAATGGGAAGAAGTTGAGCAAAAATTGGTCAAATTACCTACCTTCGATGCCCGTACACGAAATTTACAGCGGTTGCTGATAGGGCATGCCACTGAGGTGGAGATGGATGGCAGTGGTCGAGTGCTGGTGCCTCCACCCTTAAGGGATTATGCCAAATTGGACAAGAAAGTGGTGCTGTTAGGGCAAGGTAATAAGTTCGAACTTTGGGACGGGCAGCACTGGAACGAAAGTCGCCAGAAATGGCTGGAAACTGAAGACGGCAGTTTATCGCAGGACCTGGAATCCTTGTCCATATAA
- the rsmI gene encoding 16S rRNA (cytidine(1402)-2'-O)-methyltransferase yields the protein MKNLIEKNTLYVVATPIGNLKDITFRALEVLQTVDCIAVEDTRQSGKLLKHFAINTPTHALHEHNERLVAQHIIDKISAGEVWALISDAGTPLVSDPGYHLIKLAREQGVRVVPVPGPSAVIAALSVSGLPTDRFAFEGFLPAKQQARRKLLETLARDSRTLIFFESPHRILACLEDMERVLGEDRPLVFARELTKTFETLRQDSIANLRQWVQQDPNQQKGEMVLLLPAYTDPEQQVRESEQAERILRILLSELPHKQAVSLAVKLTGLKKNTLYDMALKFK from the coding sequence ATGAAAAATTTAATCGAAAAAAACACTTTATACGTTGTGGCTACACCTATCGGTAATCTCAAGGATATAACCTTTCGGGCTCTTGAGGTATTGCAAACGGTGGATTGTATTGCTGTAGAAGACACTCGCCAAAGTGGAAAGTTGCTGAAACATTTTGCGATCAACACTCCTACACATGCATTGCATGAACACAACGAACGCCTTGTGGCCCAACATATTATAGATAAAATTAGCGCGGGTGAGGTTTGGGCGCTAATTTCCGATGCGGGCACGCCATTGGTGAGTGATCCTGGTTATCATTTGATCAAATTGGCTCGAGAGCAGGGGGTACGTGTTGTACCTGTACCCGGTCCCAGTGCGGTGATTGCCGCCTTAAGCGTATCGGGGTTGCCTACAGATCGATTTGCCTTTGAAGGATTCCTGCCGGCTAAGCAACAGGCGCGGCGCAAGTTGTTGGAAACATTAGCGCGGGACAGCCGGACTTTGATTTTTTTTGAATCCCCGCATCGGATTTTGGCGTGTCTTGAGGACATGGAGCGAGTCCTGGGTGAAGACAGGCCACTGGTATTTGCGCGAGAATTAACCAAAACTTTCGAAACTCTGCGTCAGGATTCTATTGCCAACCTGCGTCAATGGGTACAGCAGGATCCGAATCAGCAAAAAGGTGAAATGGTGTTGTTGTTACCGGCGTACACAGACCCTGAGCAGCAGGTGCGGGAATCTGAGCAGGCCGAGCGGATCTTAAGAATACTGTTGAGTGAACTTCCGCATAAGCAGGCCGTGTCTCTGGCGGTGAAGTTGACTGGCCTCAAGAAAAATACTTTGTATGACATGGCGCTGAAATTTAAGTAG
- a CDS encoding penicillin-binding protein activator, translating into MNQTKRSYYFFQRPLGHLLTILMILQLAACGTVAPPQSIPAPPTIPDARVLTTPTEEEAEVVVEMQPEELQRREQPAQGLINSGRYLDAALLLTELAASLPTPQKQDYQLRVSSLLLLGNYILQAEQVLKETDVRPLGLEMRLRKDLLDAQLALAKQQPNVALKKLRQLTDEIRTAAPPQQKEFYQIQIDIYSAIGDFANAAHARSIVEVLLDDPMEALENQEILLRDLQKLTARELSALAAQTKDPIFTGWLELAKVAKTAADLQQAEQGITDWQSRYPQHPVQNSIINAIMAKQPEALGRPTRIAVMLPMSGRYEKAATAIRNGFLTAYFAEQKGQPRPEIRFYDEGDDPDNITDIYQKAVDEGADFVVGPLNKQAVTNLTRYNHLQGGVLSLNYGDIEEIGNPPFNFFQMSLSPEQEAIHVAEHAWLDGHMQAAAIYPDSDWGTRIFNAFKSRWEELGGVIVEHQTYDMKKSDYAAPIKQLLNIDESENRHQNIRRFIGEKFFYEPRRRDDVDFIFMAAYSRQGRLLRPQLKFHRAANIPVYSTSHVYSGSLKANMDRDMNGVRFSDMPWTLTHDKNNELLKEQIKTVWPNTSNRYMRLFALGIDAYRIIPELNRLRRNRFTSIQGTTGILYLDVSNRIQRRLLWAQFRKGEPKVLAEY; encoded by the coding sequence ATGAACCAGACAAAACGCTCCTATTATTTTTTCCAGCGTCCACTTGGGCATTTATTAACCATATTGATGATTTTGCAGCTTGCTGCCTGCGGAACCGTGGCACCACCGCAATCCATCCCAGCCCCACCAACCATTCCGGACGCCCGCGTGCTTACCACCCCCACTGAAGAAGAAGCAGAAGTGGTCGTGGAAATGCAACCGGAAGAACTGCAACGCCGCGAACAACCGGCACAAGGGCTTATTAACAGCGGTCGATACCTGGATGCTGCTTTATTGTTAACAGAGTTAGCAGCCTCCTTGCCCACACCACAAAAACAGGATTATCAGCTTCGAGTCAGTTCCTTACTGTTGCTGGGCAACTATATCCTGCAAGCTGAACAGGTACTGAAGGAAACTGACGTAAGGCCGTTGGGTCTGGAAATGCGATTGCGCAAAGACCTGCTGGATGCTCAACTGGCTTTAGCCAAACAACAACCTAATGTCGCTTTGAAAAAATTACGCCAACTCACTGACGAAATCCGGACCGCAGCGCCACCACAACAAAAAGAATTTTATCAGATTCAAATTGATATATATTCTGCTATTGGCGATTTCGCCAATGCCGCCCACGCCCGCTCCATAGTGGAAGTATTGCTGGACGACCCAATGGAAGCCCTGGAAAACCAGGAAATTCTTCTCCGGGATTTACAAAAGCTAACAGCCCGGGAACTGTCCGCCTTAGCTGCACAAACCAAAGATCCAATATTTACCGGCTGGCTGGAATTGGCCAAAGTCGCTAAAACCGCGGCTGACCTGCAACAGGCAGAACAAGGAATTACTGACTGGCAAAGTCGTTACCCGCAACACCCGGTGCAAAACTCCATTATCAATGCCATCATGGCGAAACAACCCGAAGCTCTGGGACGCCCCACCCGCATTGCTGTCATGCTTCCCATGAGCGGCCGCTACGAAAAAGCCGCTACAGCCATTCGCAACGGATTCCTTACCGCATACTTTGCCGAACAAAAAGGGCAACCTCGGCCGGAAATACGCTTTTATGATGAAGGTGACGACCCCGACAACATTACCGATATTTACCAAAAGGCCGTTGATGAGGGTGCCGATTTTGTAGTTGGCCCACTGAATAAACAGGCCGTTACCAATCTCACTCGATATAACCACCTACAAGGGGGCGTTCTCAGTCTGAATTACGGTGATATAGAAGAAATAGGTAATCCACCGTTCAACTTTTTCCAAATGAGCCTGTCTCCGGAGCAAGAAGCTATTCACGTAGCCGAACACGCTTGGTTGGATGGCCATATGCAAGCCGCTGCCATTTATCCCGACTCGGACTGGGGCACACGAATATTCAACGCTTTCAAATCGCGTTGGGAAGAACTCGGTGGTGTGATTGTGGAACACCAAACTTATGACATGAAAAAAAGTGACTATGCAGCCCCCATCAAACAACTGCTTAACATTGATGAAAGTGAAAACCGGCATCAAAACATAAGACGGTTTATTGGTGAAAAATTCTTTTATGAGCCTCGACGCCGGGATGATGTGGATTTCATTTTCATGGCAGCCTACTCTCGACAAGGCAGATTGTTGCGACCGCAATTAAAATTCCACCGCGCCGCCAACATCCCTGTGTACTCCACTTCACATGTGTATAGCGGCAGCTTGAAAGCTAATATGGACAGAGACATGAATGGGGTGCGTTTTAGTGATATGCCGTGGACATTAACCCATGATAAGAACAATGAGCTTTTGAAAGAACAAATCAAGACCGTATGGCCCAACACCAGCAATCGCTATATGCGTCTATTTGCCCTGGGTATCGATGCCTATCGAATCATTCCTGAATTAAACCGACTGCGCCGTAATCGATTCACCTCTATTCAAGGAACAACCGGCATCCTCTACCTGGATGTGAGTAACCGAATTCAAAGACGCTTACTGTGGGCCCAATTCCGGAAAGGTGAACCCAAAGTACTGGCGGAATACTAA